A portion of the Opitutales bacterium genome contains these proteins:
- a CDS encoding 4'-phosphopantetheinyl transferase superfamily protein: MPSPDLTLTEHIAALLPDGVAVVAGRIEDLQDPLFVSEKSAVARAIPKRVREFTAGRTAARRAMSQLGVSPTALPPLESRAPAWPESIVGAITHTDTLAAAIVGEAKHMRSLGLDLEDTHRLEPKLWGTLFTKNEQRYLTSLPVGEQQRSATLFFSAKEAFFKYQFPLTQAWVGFHDAELHPTSDSTLSLKLLRSDLPALRHPQPTIQYRFGPTWVVTTVHD; this comes from the coding sequence ATGCCCTCACCAGATCTTACGCTAACCGAACACATCGCGGCACTACTCCCCGACGGTGTAGCAGTGGTTGCTGGGAGGATTGAGGATCTACAAGATCCCCTCTTCGTCTCGGAGAAATCGGCAGTAGCGCGTGCCATCCCGAAGCGTGTGCGTGAATTTACTGCAGGCCGCACCGCCGCGCGCAGAGCCATGTCTCAGCTTGGCGTGTCCCCAACCGCACTACCGCCTCTTGAGTCTAGAGCCCCAGCGTGGCCAGAAAGCATCGTCGGAGCGATCACGCATACAGACACACTCGCAGCAGCCATTGTGGGGGAAGCAAAGCACATGAGAAGCCTCGGATTAGATTTGGAAGACACCCACCGCCTAGAGCCTAAACTGTGGGGCACCTTGTTCACCAAAAACGAGCAGCGCTATCTCACCAGCTTGCCCGTAGGTGAACAACAACGTAGCGCCACCCTATTCTTCAGCGCCAAAGAAGCCTTCTTCAAATACCAGTTTCCCCTCACCCAAGCCTGGGTCGGTTTCCATGACGCCGAGCTACACCCCACAAGCGACAGCACACTCAGCCTGAAGCTTTTGCGCAGCGACCTCCCTGCCCTCAGACACCCACAACCCACCATCCAATACAGATTCGGCCCCACCTGGGTCGTCACCACAGTCCACGACTAG